The following is a genomic window from Polaribacter atrinae.
ACAAAATTAAATCCCCAGCTTTACACTCTTTATTATTTTCTATATAATGTAAAACATTGGCATTATTACCGCTAGCAATAATTGGTGTGTATGCAAACCCTTTAGATCTGTTTCGTACAAACTCATGCAACAATTCTGCTTCAATTTCATACTCCCAAACGCCAGGTTTTATAAAAGATAAAATTCTACGAAAACCTTTTTCTGTAATATTACAAGCATGTTGCATTAAATCTAACTCAATTTGATCTTTTACAGAACGTAATCTTTGTAAAATAGGATTACTTTTTGCTACAGCATGTGCTGGGTATTTTGCCAACAACCATTTTGTAAAACGATCTTCACGCGTTTCCGTTTCTACATTTGCTCTATAATGTTCATTGGTGTTAATGTAAAAAGTATCTGCATAGGTAGACATTTCAAACAAAACCTTTTCTAAATCTTGCAACCACAAAACTGTTTTAATTCCGCTCGTTTCAAAAGCAGCAGCTTTGGTTAGTTTTTCTCCTTCCCAAACAGCTATATGATCGTTGGTTTCTCTTACAAATAAAACCTCTTTATAATTTTCATTTGGACAATCTGGAAACAATAACAACACACTTTCCTCCTGATCTACACCACTTAAAAAGAAAATATCTCTATGCTGCTCAAAAGGCATTGTGCTATCTGCACTAATCGGATAAATATCG
Proteins encoded in this region:
- a CDS encoding aminopeptidase P family protein — translated: MKYDKIDSKLFIKNRKNFASAMKSNSIAVFNSNDIYPISADSTMPFEQHRDIFFLSGVDQEESVLLLFPDCPNENYKEVLFVRETNDHIAVWEGEKLTKAAAFETSGIKTVLWLQDLEKVLFEMSTYADTFYINTNEHYRANVETETREDRFTKWLLAKYPAHAVAKSNPILQRLRSVKDQIELDLMQHACNITEKGFRRILSFIKPGVWEYEIEAELLHEFVRNRSKGFAYTPIIASGNNANVLHYIENNKECKAGDLILFDIAAEYANYKSDLSRTVPVSGKFTDRQKAVYNAVNHVKKEATKLLVPGTMWKEYHVEVGDIMTSELLKLGLLDKADVQNEDKDWPAYKKYFMHGTSHHIGLDTHDYGLLHKPMAANMVFTVEPGIYIPKEGFGIRLEDDVVVQEKGEPFNLMANIPIEADEIEDIMQS